Part of the Halodesulfurarchaeum formicicum genome is shown below.
AGCGGGGCCGGCCAGTGGTTCATCGATCTCGCGTACGCGGGGACGGGCACGCGGACCGGCGGGCCCGCGAAGGCCTCGATCCTCGCGAGTGGGTTCATGGGTACGATCTCCGGCTCCTCGATCGCCAACACGGTCACGACGGGCACGTTCACTATTCCGCTCATGAAGCGCTCGGGGTACGACCCCGAGTTCTCGGGCGCGGTCGAAGCGGCGGCGTCCTCGGGCGGCCAGATCCTTCCGCCAGTCATGGGTGCAGCCGCGTTCCTCATCGTCCAGTATACGGCCACGCCCTTCGCGGACGTCATCGTCGTGGCGACGATCCCCGCGATCGTGTTCTTCTTCGGCGTGTGGGTGATGGTCCACCTCGAAGCGGTCCGGGCCGGCGTCGGCGGCCTCGACAAGAGCGAACTCGTCAACGTGGGGGACCATCTTCGGCGGGGTTGGTTCTACCTCGTCCCACTCTTCTTGCTGCTCTATTATCTCATCATCGAGCGGCTTTCGGTCGCCCGGTCAGCCTGGTTCACCATCCTCGCGATCGGCGCGTTACTCGCCCTTGTCGCGGCGTACAACGACCAGACCCGGCTCTTGCTTCCGGCGACCGTCGCTGGGGTTGCCGCCATTCAATTCGTCTCGTTTGTCCTCTTCGGGACTGACCTGCTGGGACTTCTCATCACTGGCCCACTCGGGGGCGTGAGCCTGCAGGTGGCCGTCGGGCGGGTGATCGGCAACCTGGGCTGGTACACGATCATCGCGGGGTTCCTGGTGATGGCCACGCACCCGGGGATGCGCGCTCCGCTGCTGTCCCTGGACCCCGACGTGGGTTCGGCGGCCCGAACGGTGTCGAATGCGGTCCGTCGCCCATCGCTCGCCGACAATCAGCTGTTCCGATACATCGCCTACACCGGGAACGCCATGGACTCGGGCGCCCGCACGGCGGTGCCGGTGGTCATCGCGGTCGCCGCAGCCGGGATCATCCCGGGGGTGATCAGCGTCTCCGGGCTCGGGCCGAACCTGGTCTCGCTCATTACTCAGTTGGCCGCGGGCTCGCTCGTGCTCATGCTGCTCATGACCGCTGTCGCGTCGATCATCCTCGGGATGGGGATGCCGACGACGGTCACGTACATCATTTTGGTCTCGCTTCTGGGGCCAGCCCTCGTCGAGTTCGGCATTGCCGAGCTGGCCGCTCACCTGTTCATCCTCTACTTCGGCGTGATCGCCGACATCACGCCTCCCGTCGCAGTCGCGGCCTACGCCGCCTCGGGCGTGGCCCAGTCTGATGCCTTCGAAACCGGTGTGAAGGCCTTCTCCCTCTCGCTCAACAAGGCCGTCGTGCCCTTTGCCTTCATCCTCTCGCCGGGGATCTTGCTCCTGCGAACCGGGGTCGAGGTGCCGGACTCGGATAAGACCTACCGGGTGCTCAACAGTGCCGACCTTCTCGATCTCACCTACTCGATTCCCGAGGTGCTCGTGCCGGTTCTCGGGCTCTTCCTGGGCGTGATCGCACTCGGGGCGACGGTCATCGGCCACCTCTACGCGCCGGTCTCGCGACTCAAGCGGGCGGGGTTTGCACTCAGTTCCCTCCTCTTGATGGCTCCTGGACTCCTCGTGACGGCGATTTCGGATGCCATCACGACTGTCGGGATGGCACCGATTCCGGTTACCACGTCCATTGATCTCGGCCTTCGGGCGATCGGACTGCTGCTGTTTGTGGTCCTCCTCGTTCAGAATCGCCGCGTTGACTGGAGCCTGGAGCAGGAACCGACGGCCTAGACCGACTCGGGCCAGACGTCTTCGTCGAGTCGGGTGACGACGATCTCCAAAAGCGTCTGGAGGTTGACCGTGTCCGCGCGGTTGTATTCACAGAGTGTTTCGAGTGCAGCTTGGTCTCCACGTTCGTACTCCCGCCAGAGTCGAATCGCGTCCCGGCCCGAGATGTCGGGGCGGTCACGTTCGATGCCAACTGTCCGTTCGATCTCTTTGAGCCCGCCGCTCAGTCCCAGTCGCTGGCTCAGGAATCGGAGGTCGAGGTGCGGGACATCGACGGCGATGTCGAAGGCCGTCTCGAGAAATGGCACGTCGAACTGCGCGCCGTTGAACGTACTCAAGAGTGCGGCGTCTTCGAGATGTGACTGAAGCCGCTCGGCGGTAAGATCCCGGCCACGGACGAGCGTCGTCGTCTCCCCGCCCTGGTGAAGCGAGACTGTGGTCACGACGTTTCGCCGTTTGTCCAGCCCGGTGG
Proteins encoded:
- a CDS encoding ribonuclease H-like domain-containing protein; translation: MRIEQSYIPVRGVGEKTERSLWAEGATHWDRFDPDLLGEKTGARVEDFIARAEPRLEAGEATFFAEQFPDSAQWRLYENFREETLFLDIETTGLDKRRNVVTTVSLHQGGETTTLVRGRDLTAERLQSHLEDAALLSTFNGAQFDVPFLETAFDIAVDVPHLDLRFLSQRLGLSGGLKEIERTVGIERDRPDISGRDAIRLWREYERGDQAALETLCEYNRADTVNLQTLLEIVVTRLDEDVWPESV
- a CDS encoding TRAP transporter permease, translated to MSEPQTTDDAEPAPETDELINELQQKRSVTGWLGFVVAAVGISFSIFQVMLAAKSFYWDLPLPIIGEVRLVGLQLLQANAVHVSFALVLTFLLYPPSTGEGFVARWLGRLDSGIRTRIGPDNPVGRVQDGIRRLLHWAFYDPDQKRLTPADVVLSILALLSAVYFLAEYSEIQNMRVFGLGAGSPYYEVFPFRLLFETIPVLESVAQALPGAEISYAFVLGAIGVLLVLEATRRTIGLPLMLIVAAFILYARWGHFIPQDAAYVGILSIPNLSWESIIQNLWYNTENGVFGIPVTVSVQFIYIFILFGAFLEKSGAGQWFIDLAYAGTGTRTGGPAKASILASGFMGTISGSSIANTVTTGTFTIPLMKRSGYDPEFSGAVEAAASSGGQILPPVMGAAAFLIVQYTATPFADVIVVATIPAIVFFFGVWVMVHLEAVRAGVGGLDKSELVNVGDHLRRGWFYLVPLFLLLYYLIIERLSVARSAWFTILAIGALLALVAAYNDQTRLLLPATVAGVAAIQFVSFVLFGTDLLGLLITGPLGGVSLQVAVGRVIGNLGWYTIIAGFLVMATHPGMRAPLLSLDPDVGSAARTVSNAVRRPSLADNQLFRYIAYTGNAMDSGARTAVPVVIAVAAAGIIPGVISVSGLGPNLVSLITQLAAGSLVLMLLMTAVASIILGMGMPTTVTYIILVSLLGPALVEFGIAELAAHLFILYFGVIADITPPVAVAAYAASGVAQSDAFETGVKAFSLSLNKAVVPFAFILSPGILLLRTGVEVPDSDKTYRVLNSADLLDLTYSIPEVLVPVLGLFLGVIALGATVIGHLYAPVSRLKRAGFALSSLLLMAPGLLVTAISDAITTVGMAPIPVTTSIDLGLRAIGLLLFVVLLVQNRRVDWSLEQEPTA